From one Flavobacterium sp. N502536 genomic stretch:
- the panD gene encoding aspartate 1-decarboxylase: MQIQVIKSKIHRVKVTGADLNYIGSITIDETLLEASNIIEGEKVAIVNINNGERFETYAIKGEKNSGEITLNGPAARKVQKDDIIIIISYATLEFEEAKTFKPWIIFPNENDNSLT; the protein is encoded by the coding sequence ATGCAAATTCAAGTTATAAAATCTAAAATTCATCGAGTAAAAGTAACCGGAGCTGATTTAAATTATATTGGCAGCATTACTATTGATGAGACTTTACTAGAGGCTTCAAACATCATTGAAGGCGAAAAAGTAGCAATTGTAAACATCAATAATGGTGAACGTTTTGAAACTTACGCGATCAAAGGAGAGAAAAATTCAGGAGAAATAACCCTGAACGGACCTGCTGCCAGAAAAGTTCAAAAAGACGACATTATCATTATCATATCTTATGCAACCCTGGAGTTTGAAGAAGCTAAAACTTTCAAACCGTGGATCATTTTTCCGAATGAAAATGATAATTCGCTAACCTAA
- a CDS encoding alpha/beta hydrolase produces MKKVYLLITLISISVFSQKKFDNIKSEKLGEERRITIGLPESYEANPDKKYPVLYLLDGDYLFDPFSGAISYGTYWGDLPEMIIIGVHQNKNDEREDDTTIDQNTGLPFEKGASFFEFVGAELVPYIEKKYRTSPFRIIAGHDVTASFINFYLYKEQPLFNAYIAFSPELANKMEVRIPEKLAKATEPLFYYLSAADGDNKKIKEPIEKLDSNIKIANNPLVNYKYDLFKGTTHYTQVLHAIPSALYQIFDVYKPINSSEYNNKIAVLETGYADYLENKYNTMSKVLGVQIPVRMSDFKVIENLILKKNAYDELGKMAEIGNVNYPKAMLGEYELGLMYEKMGDPKRASKKYQNASQMEPIGDLNKDLMYEKMDQMNALAKTTK; encoded by the coding sequence ATGAAAAAAGTTTACCTACTTATTACTTTAATTTCGATTTCTGTCTTTTCGCAGAAAAAATTTGACAACATTAAATCCGAAAAGCTCGGAGAAGAACGAAGAATAACAATCGGCCTTCCGGAGTCTTACGAAGCCAATCCCGATAAAAAATATCCTGTTTTGTATTTACTCGATGGTGATTATTTATTCGATCCTTTCTCCGGTGCTATAAGCTATGGTACCTATTGGGGAGATTTGCCTGAGATGATTATTATTGGTGTTCATCAAAATAAAAACGACGAACGCGAAGACGATACGACTATTGATCAGAATACGGGACTTCCTTTTGAAAAAGGAGCCAGTTTTTTTGAGTTTGTTGGTGCCGAATTAGTACCTTACATCGAAAAGAAATACCGCACATCTCCTTTCAGAATTATCGCCGGCCATGATGTAACTGCAAGTTTCATTAATTTTTATCTGTACAAAGAACAACCTCTTTTTAATGCTTACATTGCTTTTAGTCCTGAACTTGCCAATAAAATGGAAGTTAGAATCCCCGAAAAACTAGCCAAAGCTACAGAGCCTTTGTTCTACTACCTTTCTGCAGCCGACGGAGACAATAAAAAGATCAAAGAACCTATCGAAAAATTAGACAGCAATATTAAAATTGCCAATAATCCGTTAGTAAACTATAAATACGATTTGTTTAAAGGTACAACGCATTACACTCAGGTTTTACATGCAATTCCGAGTGCCTTATATCAGATTTTCGATGTTTACAAGCCTATTAATTCTTCTGAATACAACAATAAAATTGCTGTTTTGGAAACAGGATATGCCGATTACTTAGAAAACAAATACAACACCATGTCTAAAGTTCTGGGAGTTCAGATTCCGGTGAGAATGAGTGATTTTAAAGTAATTGAAAACCTTATTCTAAAAAAGAACGCTTATGACGAATTAGGCAAAATGGCTGAAATTGGAAATGTAAATTACCCGAAAGCCATGCTGGGAGAATATGAATTAGGATTGATGTACGAGAAAATGGGTGACCCAAAAAGAGCTTCAAAAAAATACCAAAATGCTTCTCAAATGGAACCAATTGGTGATTTGAATAAAGATTTGATGTACGAGAAAATGGACCAGATGAATGCACTTGCAAAAACCACCAAATAA
- the radA gene encoding DNA repair protein RadA: MSKVKTSFFCQNCGTQYAKWQGQCNACKEWNTIAEEIIQKQEKVAWKSEPTSNGKAPRPLKINEIDSAQEIRMNTTDGELNRVLGGGIVPGSLTLLGGEPGIGKSTLLLQISLKLPYKTLYVSGEESQKQIKMRAERITPNSDNCYILTETKTQNIFKQIEAIEPEIVIIDSIQTLHTDYIESTAGSISQIRETTAELIKFAKETNIPVILIGHITKDGNIAGPKILEHMVDTVLQFEGDRNHVYRILRSLKNRFGSTAELGIYEMLGSGLREVSNPSEILISHKDEELSGTAIATTLEGMRPLMIEIQSLVSTAVYGTPQRSTTGYNAKRLNMILAVLEKRAGFRLGAKDVFLNVTGGISVDDPAIDLAVVAAILSSNEDIPVTKGFCFAGEVGLSGEIRPVNRVDQRIQEAEKLGFTTIFVSKYNKIALKNIGIKIELVAKIEDVASILFG; the protein is encoded by the coding sequence ATGTCAAAAGTTAAAACTTCTTTTTTTTGCCAAAACTGCGGAACTCAATATGCCAAATGGCAAGGGCAATGCAATGCCTGCAAAGAATGGAATACTATTGCCGAGGAAATTATTCAGAAGCAGGAAAAAGTAGCCTGGAAAAGCGAACCTACTTCAAACGGTAAAGCACCGCGTCCTTTAAAAATTAATGAAATTGATTCGGCACAGGAAATTCGAATGAATACTACTGATGGCGAGTTGAACCGTGTTTTGGGTGGTGGAATTGTTCCCGGATCCCTGACGCTACTGGGAGGTGAACCCGGCATTGGAAAAAGTACACTTTTGCTACAAATTTCACTAAAACTACCGTACAAAACTTTATACGTTTCCGGTGAAGAAAGTCAGAAGCAAATCAAAATGCGCGCAGAGAGAATCACGCCCAACAGCGATAATTGCTACATCTTGACGGAAACCAAAACACAAAATATTTTCAAACAAATTGAAGCGATAGAACCTGAAATCGTAATCATCGATTCGATTCAGACTTTGCACACCGATTACATTGAATCAACCGCGGGAAGTATTTCTCAAATCAGGGAGACAACTGCCGAACTGATCAAATTTGCCAAAGAAACCAATATTCCAGTAATTTTAATCGGGCACATTACCAAAGACGGAAATATTGCCGGACCTAAAATTCTCGAACATATGGTCGATACTGTTTTGCAGTTTGAAGGCGACCGAAATCATGTGTACCGAATTTTGCGTTCGTTAAAAAATCGTTTTGGGTCTACGGCCGAACTCGGAATTTATGAAATGTTAGGCAGTGGCTTACGCGAAGTGTCCAACCCTTCAGAGATTTTGATTTCGCATAAAGACGAGGAATTATCCGGAACCGCCATCGCCACCACACTTGAAGGCATGCGTCCTTTGATGATCGAAATACAATCATTGGTGAGTACTGCAGTTTACGGAACTCCACAACGAAGCACTACGGGCTACAATGCTAAAAGACTGAACATGATTCTGGCGGTTCTGGAAAAAAGAGCCGGATTTCGCTTAGGCGCCAAAGACGTCTTTCTAAATGTTACGGGTGGAATTTCTGTTGATGATCCTGCTATTGATTTAGCTGTTGTTGCTGCTATTTTATCTTCCAATGAAGACATTCCGGTAACAAAAGGATTCTGTTTTGCAGGTGAAGTTGGACTCTCAGGCGAGATTCGTCCGGTAAATCGTGTCGACCAGCGTATTCAGGAAGCCGAAAAACTTGGATTCACCACTATCTTTGTATCCAAATACAATAAAATTGCGTTAAAAAATATAGGAATCAAAATTGAATTGGTGGCTAAAATCGAAGATGTGGCCAGTATTCTTTTTGGTTAA
- a CDS encoding transglycosylase domain-containing protein → MKFPKQKIIKALVILALVLVVLFLGFYFFRDSLLKQAIAKVTNKMNTEYNSTFSVKSASFDGLSGIKLTNVILVPKNADTLCHIEKIETSISLANLLIGDVQIGTLKINNGYIQLVKKGDVRNFDAFLKKDKSDSDKNEKRKYATFAYRIISKLLNLVPTDMKLENLNFRIDDNGKKTSVAINKLVLDNKQLETNLHVQSKDFDQRWNIKGFADPRNKKADIRFFNLDTGAIRVPYLDERYNLKASFDSIRLNVQNIEKDGSELHLDGYTSITNLKINHPKIASKDVVIKNARFDYRFLLGDSFISIDSTSTMQLNKIKLHPYVSYDTEKDTVYTLKVNIPKMQAQNFIVSLPEGLFTHFEGMEAAGSFDYKLDFRFNKNKPNTLVFDSKLNKEGLKITKYGEADLNKLNGEFVYRAIIQNVLQRPVLVGNANPNYTPLDQISPYLRKCVLTTEDPSFFSHRGFINEAFKQSILKNIRTKKFSRGASTISMQLIKNVFLTREKTLSRKLEEILLVYILENNRVVSKERMLEVYFNIIEWGPNVYGIGEASHFYFQKSPANLNVDECLYLATIIPKPRKFMYQFNDQGNLRDYALKNQKFLKNLMFRRGLLVPEDTLGQLPVYISGNARSLIRIKAPDSTAVKNDSLAIEDEFDL, encoded by the coding sequence ATGAAATTCCCAAAACAAAAAATAATAAAAGCACTTGTAATACTAGCCCTGGTATTGGTAGTGCTTTTTTTAGGATTTTACTTTTTCCGTGATTCGCTTCTCAAACAAGCCATCGCCAAGGTGACGAACAAAATGAACACGGAGTACAACAGTACATTTTCTGTAAAATCGGCTTCATTTGACGGCTTATCCGGTATAAAACTGACCAACGTAATTCTCGTTCCAAAAAACGCTGATACACTTTGTCATATTGAAAAAATAGAAACCAGCATCAGTTTAGCCAATTTATTGATTGGTGATGTTCAAATTGGAACTTTAAAAATCAACAATGGTTATATCCAACTGGTGAAAAAAGGAGATGTTCGTAATTTTGACGCCTTCTTAAAAAAGGACAAATCAGATTCGGACAAAAATGAAAAGCGCAAATATGCCACTTTTGCCTACCGTATCATTTCTAAACTACTCAATCTGGTTCCGACAGATATGAAGCTTGAGAATTTAAATTTCAGAATTGACGACAATGGCAAAAAAACATCTGTTGCCATCAATAAACTGGTTCTCGACAACAAACAACTTGAGACCAATCTTCATGTCCAAAGCAAAGATTTTGATCAGCGCTGGAACATCAAAGGTTTTGCCGATCCAAGAAATAAAAAAGCAGACATTCGTTTTTTTAATCTGGATACCGGAGCAATCCGAGTTCCGTACTTAGACGAACGTTACAATTTAAAAGCCAGCTTTGACTCGATCCGACTAAATGTTCAGAACATCGAAAAAGACGGCAGCGAATTACACCTTGACGGTTACACCTCTATCACGAACTTAAAAATCAATCATCCGAAAATTGCCAGTAAAGACGTTGTGATCAAAAATGCCCGTTTTGATTATCGTTTCTTACTGGGGGATAGTTTTATATCGATCGACAGTACTTCGACCATGCAACTGAACAAAATAAAACTGCATCCTTATGTTTCGTACGACACCGAAAAAGATACGGTTTATACTTTAAAAGTAAACATTCCGAAAATGCAGGCGCAAAACTTTATTGTTTCCCTGCCTGAAGGTCTGTTCACTCATTTTGAAGGAATGGAAGCCGCCGGAAGTTTTGACTATAAGCTCGATTTCAGATTCAACAAAAACAAACCGAACACCTTAGTTTTTGACAGTAAATTAAACAAAGAAGGTTTAAAAATCACGAAATACGGGGAAGCCGATCTTAACAAATTAAACGGCGAATTTGTTTATCGTGCCATTATACAAAATGTACTGCAGCGCCCGGTTCTAGTTGGAAATGCAAACCCCAACTATACTCCTTTAGATCAGATTTCTCCTTATTTGCGAAAGTGTGTTTTAACGACGGAAGATCCTTCGTTCTTCTCGCACCGCGGTTTTATCAATGAGGCTTTTAAGCAATCTATTTTAAAAAATATCCGAACCAAAAAATTCTCACGCGGTGCCAGTACCATTAGCATGCAGCTCATCAAGAACGTTTTCCTGACGAGAGAAAAAACGCTTTCACGCAAACTCGAAGAGATTTTACTGGTTTATATTCTGGAAAACAACAGAGTGGTAAGCAAGGAAAGAATGCTGGAAGTTTATTTCAACATTATCGAATGGGGTCCAAATGTGTACGGAATTGGCGAAGCAAGTCATTTTTACTTCCAGAAAAGCCCTGCCAATTTAAATGTTGATGAATGCCTGTACTTAGCGACAATTATTCCGAAACCCAGAAAATTCATGTATCAGTTTAATGATCAAGGCAATTTAAGGGATTATGCATTGAAAAATCAAAAATTCCTGAAAAATTTAATGTTCCGAAGAGGTTTGCTGGTTCCTGAAGATACTCTTGGACAATTACCAGTTTACATTTCAGGAAATGCGCGTTCCTTGATAAGGATTAAAGCTCCGGATTCTACAGCGGTGAAGAATGATTCTTTGGCTATTGAGGATGAGTTTGATTTATAA
- a CDS encoding NADP(H)-dependent aldo-keto reductase, with protein MKYTTLPHTDIKVSKINLGTMTFGQQNTEAEGHQQMDYALERGVNFFDTAEMYSVPAREETYGSTEKIIGTWFKKSGNRDKVVLATKIAGPNPAFTYMREKGDFSPASIKYALENSLKRLQTDYIDLYQMHWPERKTNCFGQRSFNGHDDAWEDNFREVLETFDGLIKEGKIKHIGVSNENAWGMMRFLEESKYHNLPRIKTVQNPYSLLNRLFEVGSAEVSKYENVGLLAYSPLAFGVLTGKFLTGEAHPNARINLFPQYTRYNSEQSTQATKLYQEIAKKHDLTLTQLAMGFVLQQPFLTSAIIGATTMEQLKENIDTIDVVLSSEIVAEINAVQAIIPDPAP; from the coding sequence ATGAAATACACAACTTTACCCCATACCGACATAAAAGTTAGTAAAATAAACCTCGGAACAATGACTTTCGGGCAACAGAATACAGAGGCCGAAGGGCATCAGCAAATGGATTATGCATTGGAGAGAGGCGTTAATTTTTTTGATACTGCCGAAATGTATTCTGTTCCGGCACGTGAAGAAACGTACGGAAGTACAGAGAAAATTATAGGAACCTGGTTTAAGAAATCGGGAAATCGCGACAAAGTGGTATTGGCGACTAAAATTGCGGGGCCAAATCCGGCTTTTACCTATATGCGCGAAAAGGGTGATTTCTCACCAGCGAGTATTAAATATGCTTTAGAAAACAGCTTAAAACGTTTACAGACCGATTATATCGATTTGTATCAAATGCATTGGCCGGAGCGTAAAACCAATTGTTTTGGACAGCGTTCTTTTAATGGTCATGACGATGCGTGGGAAGATAACTTCAGAGAAGTATTAGAAACATTCGACGGACTAATCAAAGAAGGAAAAATAAAACACATTGGAGTTTCCAATGAAAATGCCTGGGGAATGATGCGCTTTCTGGAAGAAAGTAAATACCATAACTTGCCAAGGATCAAAACCGTTCAAAACCCGTATAGCTTGTTGAACCGACTTTTTGAGGTAGGCTCTGCGGAAGTTTCGAAGTACGAAAATGTGGGATTGCTGGCCTATTCTCCTTTAGCTTTTGGAGTTTTAACGGGTAAGTTTTTAACTGGTGAGGCACATCCAAATGCCAGAATCAACCTTTTTCCGCAGTACACACGTTACAATAGCGAACAAAGTACACAAGCTACAAAGTTATATCAGGAAATTGCAAAGAAACACGACCTGACATTGACCCAATTGGCCATGGGATTTGTGCTGCAACAGCCATTTTTAACCAGTGCAATTATAGGAGCTACAACTATGGAGCAGTTAAAAGAAAATATTGATACTATTGATGTCGTATTGTCAAGCGAAATTGTAGCCGAAATAAATGCTGTTCAGGCAATAATTCCCGATCCGGCACCTTAA
- a CDS encoding flagellar motor protein MotB — protein MIKKTSIGLLVVAMSMTSCVSKKIYNDLETKYSDLKKENRSIADENESLQKSKNQLELDRDALTKDLNATKTDLEKQKADLAAQQKKYKVLQDSYNALEKNSNDALESNMAKNRELLAQLEAKSKKLAEEQARLDKTANRLNELEAMIAAKEEAMRKLKETLSKALNGFEGKGLTVEQKNGKVYVSMENKLLFNSGSWAVGTEGRKAVVELGKVLGDNPDLSVLIEGHTDDDPYAGSGPIANNWDLSTKRATAIVNILSENAKINKQKLTAAGRSEFSPLASNTTPEGKAKNRRIEIILTPRLDEIAEMLNSIN, from the coding sequence ATGATTAAAAAGACCTCTATCGGACTATTGGTCGTAGCAATGTCTATGACTTCTTGTGTGTCTAAGAAAATTTACAATGATCTTGAAACCAAATATTCGGATCTGAAAAAAGAAAACCGTTCAATTGCTGATGAAAATGAGAGTTTACAAAAATCAAAAAATCAGTTAGAACTGGACCGTGATGCTTTAACAAAAGATTTAAACGCAACCAAAACAGATCTTGAAAAACAAAAAGCGGATCTGGCTGCTCAGCAGAAAAAATATAAAGTACTTCAGGATTCTTATAATGCTTTAGAGAAAAACAGCAACGATGCTTTAGAAAGCAATATGGCTAAAAACCGTGAACTGTTGGCACAACTGGAGGCGAAATCTAAAAAATTAGCAGAAGAACAAGCTCGTTTGGATAAAACAGCAAACCGCCTGAACGAATTGGAAGCAATGATCGCTGCAAAAGAAGAGGCCATGCGTAAATTGAAAGAGACGTTGTCTAAAGCTTTAAACGGTTTTGAAGGAAAAGGTCTGACTGTAGAACAGAAAAACGGAAAAGTATACGTTTCTATGGAGAACAAATTGTTGTTCAATTCAGGAAGCTGGGCTGTTGGTACCGAAGGTAGAAAGGCAGTTGTTGAATTGGGTAAAGTTCTGGGTGATAACCCTGATCTTTCAGTTTTAATTGAAGGACATACGGATGATGATCCGTACGCAGGTTCAGGACCAATTGCCAATAACTGGGATTTATCGACCAAGAGAGCTACTGCAATTGTAAATATTTTAAGCGAAAACGCTAAAATCAACAAGCAAAAATTAACAGCAGCAGGTCGCAGCGAATTTTCTCCATTGGCGAGTAACACCACTCCGGAAGGAAAAGCGAAGAACCGCAGAATCGAGATCATCTTAACGCCAAGATTAGATGAAATCGCGGAGATGCTTAATAGTATTAACTAA
- a CDS encoding exodeoxyribonuclease III translates to MKIISYNVNGIRAAITKGFIEWLQQANPDVICLQEIKATQEQIPVDDITAAGYPYQYYYPATKKGYSGVAILSKTKPNNVVYGTGIQHMDFEGRNLRADFDDCSVMSLYLPSGTNIERLDHKFMFMDDFQTYINELKQTIPNLIICGDYNICHEAIDIHDPVRNKTVSGFLPAERAWLDGFMKSGFIDSFRHFNKDPHHYSWWSYRAGARGNNKGWRIDYNLVSDSMGHRLKRAVILPDAVHSDHCPVLVEIE, encoded by the coding sequence ATGAAAATTATTTCTTATAATGTAAACGGAATACGTGCCGCAATTACCAAAGGCTTTATCGAATGGCTGCAACAAGCGAATCCTGATGTGATTTGTCTTCAGGAAATAAAAGCTACCCAAGAGCAAATTCCGGTAGACGATATTACTGCCGCAGGTTATCCGTACCAATATTATTATCCGGCAACTAAAAAAGGATATAGTGGTGTTGCCATCTTGTCTAAAACAAAACCCAATAATGTGGTTTACGGAACCGGAATTCAGCACATGGACTTTGAGGGGCGTAACCTTCGTGCCGATTTTGATGACTGCTCTGTGATGAGTTTGTACTTACCGTCAGGAACTAATATTGAAAGATTAGACCATAAATTTATGTTTATGGATGATTTTCAAACCTATATTAATGAGTTAAAACAAACGATTCCGAATCTGATCATTTGTGGTGATTATAACATTTGCCATGAAGCTATTGACATTCATGACCCCGTTCGCAACAAAACCGTTTCGGGTTTTTTACCTGCTGAACGTGCATGGCTGGACGGATTTATGAAGTCTGGTTTTATAGACAGTTTCCGTCATTTTAATAAAGATCCGCACCATTATTCGTGGTGGAGCTACCGCGCAGGAGCCCGAGGGAACAATAAAGGCTGGCGTATTGACTATAATCTGGTAAGTGACTCTATGGGACACAGGTTAAAAAGAGCTGTGATTCTTCCGGATGCCGTTCATTCAGATCATTGCCCGGTTTTAGTCGAAATCGAGTAA
- a CDS encoding lysophospholipid acyltransferase family protein, with protein sequence MGLVTAKEVAKAINVDKYGVLGTFSGWILMKVLKISTLNKIYDHNKHLEDVAFLNGILDEMEIKFEIPEEDLKRLPKDGAYITISNHPLGGIDGILLLKLMLEREPNFKIIANFLLHRIVPLKKYIMPVNPFENHKDAKSSVVGIKETLRHLSDGKPLGIFPAGEVSTYKDGKLVVDKPWEEGALKLIRKAKVPVIPIYFHAKNSKLFYWLSKIDDTLRTAKLPSELLTQKDRVIKVRIGKPISVNEQNEIESFEDYSEFLRKKTYMLANPFEKDSKLLDTASLKIPKAPKKIATPANESKMIDEVNALRDSDCRLLQSKNYEVFFARAKSIPNILHEIGRLREITFREVGEGTNESIDLDQYDQYYHHMFLWDDETKKIAGAYRMGLGSEIYPKHGIEGFYLTDLFRFEPELHDMMHKSIEMGRAFIIKEYQQKPMPLFLLWKGIIHTTLRYPEHKYLLGGVSISNQFSDFSKSLMIEFMKSNYYDPYIAQYIHPKKAYKVKLKDADKDFIFDEAESDLNKFDKIIDELEPGNLRLPVLIKKYIKQNARVVAFNVDPLFNNAVDGLMYIRIADIPESTMKPVIEEFQIELERKLSEKED encoded by the coding sequence ATGGGTTTAGTTACCGCGAAAGAAGTTGCAAAAGCGATAAATGTTGATAAGTACGGAGTTTTGGGTACTTTTTCGGGCTGGATTCTTATGAAAGTTCTTAAGATATCTACCCTTAATAAAATTTACGACCACAATAAGCATTTAGAAGATGTTGCATTCTTAAACGGAATTTTAGATGAGATGGAAATCAAATTTGAAATTCCCGAAGAAGATTTAAAACGTTTACCGAAAGATGGCGCCTATATTACCATTTCCAATCACCCTCTGGGTGGAATTGATGGTATTTTGCTTTTAAAATTGATGCTTGAAAGAGAACCCAATTTTAAGATCATCGCCAACTTTTTACTGCATAGAATTGTTCCGCTAAAAAAATACATCATGCCTGTCAATCCTTTTGAGAATCATAAGGATGCCAAGTCAAGTGTGGTAGGAATTAAAGAAACCTTACGTCATTTAAGCGACGGAAAACCACTTGGGATTTTCCCGGCCGGAGAAGTTTCGACTTACAAAGACGGAAAACTGGTGGTAGACAAACCATGGGAAGAAGGCGCTTTGAAATTAATTCGAAAAGCCAAAGTTCCGGTTATCCCTATTTATTTCCATGCCAAAAACAGTAAGTTGTTTTATTGGCTTTCTAAGATTGACGATACTTTACGTACTGCAAAATTACCATCGGAGTTGCTAACGCAAAAAGATCGTGTTATTAAAGTTCGTATTGGAAAACCAATCTCCGTAAACGAACAGAACGAAATTGAATCTTTTGAAGACTACTCTGAGTTTTTAAGAAAGAAAACCTATATGCTGGCTAATCCTTTTGAGAAAGACAGCAAATTGCTAGACACCGCAAGCTTAAAAATTCCGAAAGCACCTAAAAAAATTGCAACACCGGCAAATGAATCCAAAATGATTGACGAAGTCAATGCATTAAGAGACAGCGATTGCAGGTTATTGCAAAGTAAAAACTACGAAGTATTTTTTGCCCGTGCCAAGTCGATCCCGAATATCTTACACGAAATTGGACGTTTACGCGAAATCACTTTCCGTGAAGTAGGTGAAGGTACCAATGAATCTATTGACTTAGATCAGTACGACCAATACTACCACCATATGTTTTTGTGGGACGATGAAACCAAAAAAATCGCAGGCGCTTACCGTATGGGATTGGGTTCAGAAATCTATCCAAAACACGGTATTGAAGGTTTTTATCTAACCGATCTTTTCAGATTTGAGCCGGAATTACACGATATGATGCATAAATCGATCGAAATGGGTCGTGCTTTTATCATCAAAGAATACCAGCAAAAACCAATGCCTTTGTTCCTGTTGTGGAAAGGAATTATTCATACCACCTTACGTTATCCGGAACACAAGTATCTGCTTGGTGGTGTAAGTATCAGTAATCAATTTTCTGACTTCTCAAAATCATTGATGATTGAGTTCATGAAGTCGAACTATTACGATCCTTATATTGCACAGTACATTCACCCGAAAAAGGCCTACAAAGTAAAATTAAAAGACGCTGATAAAGACTTTATCTTCGACGAAGCAGAATCTGATTTGAACAAGTTTGATAAGATTATTGACGAACTGGAGCCTGGAAACTTACGTTTGCCTGTTTTAATCAAGAAGTACATCAAGCAAAATGCCCGTGTAGTTGCTTTTAACGTTGATCCTTTGTTCAACAATGCTGTAGACGGTTTAATGTACATTAGAATAGCAGATATTCCTGAAAGCACGATGAAACCTGTTATTGAAGAATTTCAAATAGAATTGGAACGCAAATTATCGGAGAAAGAAGATTAA
- a CDS encoding TM2 domain-containing protein, with the protein MENSKTEHWNNPPVHREENKKVVAGILAILLGFLGIHKFYLGYNKEGIIYLTRTDEEFYQTYQVGQKGWF; encoded by the coding sequence ATGGAAAACAGTAAAACAGAACATTGGAATAATCCTCCGGTTCATCGGGAAGAGAATAAAAAAGTAGTTGCGGGAATCTTAGCAATTTTGTTAGGTTTCCTGGGTATTCACAAATTCTATTTGGGATATAATAAGGAAGGAATAATCTATCTGACAAGAACAGACGAAGAGTTTTATCAAACTTATCAGGTTGGTCAAAAAGGCTGGTTTTAA
- a CDS encoding DUF2752 domain-containing protein, producing the protein MISTDYTNNSRTKRKIYGIIGAAITLIVPFFLMLDNHNNHLESDQSFCPFKMVTGFPCPGCGITKSLVYFYQGDIYKSLSYHILGPFVIVFCWLTIIILTTELITKKEYFSGLLYNRKLAYNMAYFLAFYHLIRLVLFIRESSFDDILHQSIWF; encoded by the coding sequence GTGATATCAACAGATTATACAAATAATAGTAGAACAAAACGTAAAATTTACGGAATTATCGGTGCAGCAATTACACTGATAGTTCCGTTTTTTTTAATGCTTGACAATCATAATAACCATCTGGAATCAGATCAGTCCTTTTGTCCTTTCAAAATGGTGACTGGTTTTCCTTGTCCGGGTTGTGGCATCACCAAATCACTGGTTTATTTTTATCAGGGTGACATCTACAAATCTCTTAGTTACCATATATTGGGGCCTTTTGTTATCGTATTCTGCTGGCTTACCATCATTATACTGACAACTGAACTTATTACCAAAAAAGAATATTTTTCGGGACTGCTGTACAACAGAAAATTAGCCTACAATATGGCTTATTTTTTAGCCTTTTATCATTTGATACGATTGGTTCTTTTTATCCGGGAAAGCTCTTTTGATGATATTTTGCATCAATCGATTTGGTTTTAA
- a CDS encoding DUF4234 domain-containing protein — MENDLKETSNNFNEPIPVFKVDPVMVLLFGFLTCGLYLIYWNIKVSEVLNAVAGKEVISQPIAIFAGCCTPVNIYFYYLAGKEALPKVYQRTGELQKDQSTLLIVLGFFFPFAAAMIVQGDINRLYK; from the coding sequence ATGGAAAACGATTTAAAAGAAACGTCTAATAATTTTAATGAACCAATTCCGGTATTTAAGGTAGATCCAGTTATGGTATTGCTTTTTGGATTTTTAACATGCGGATTGTACTTGATTTACTGGAACATTAAAGTATCTGAGGTTTTAAATGCCGTTGCAGGTAAAGAAGTTATCTCACAGCCGATTGCAATTTTTGCAGGATGTTGTACACCGGTAAACATTTATTTTTATTACTTGGCTGGTAAAGAAGCATTGCCAAAAGTTTATCAAAGAACTGGAGAGCTTCAAAAAGACCAATCCACTTTATTAATTGTTTTAGGGTTCTTTTTCCCTTTTGCAGCAGCAATGATAGTACAAGGTGATATCAACAGATTATACAAATAA